From one Stieleria sp. JC731 genomic stretch:
- a CDS encoding FAD-dependent oxidoreductase: protein MIVGGGMAGFGLCDRLVRAGTHRSYDITLIGDEPTPAYDRVNLSRYFQGSSADDLLLAPRSWYESNNITLRTGARIVRIDRRAKRVFETSGEFHQYDKLVIATGSHAFVPPIQGHDSEGVFVYRTIDDLKAIKAYCDANGATRGAVIGGGLLGLEAAKIMMDLGIDVSVIEMAPGLMPRQLDANAAKLLERKIRALGVDIHLVRRTESIHRENNRLRLHFANADDMSVDVLIVAAGVRPNDRLAEDAGLQIGPRRGIEIDETLQTSDPSIFAIGECASFKEHVFGLVAPCYRMSDVLASRLAGNETQFNGADESAELKLMGIQVATLGKTIGESPGGSIISHEDGEGRRELLIERGRIVGASCVGPWTELPQIRQAINKQSRLWPWQRSRFEKTGTPWDSGGALPVINWPADSIVCSCLSVTKQTISELVSSGKTSPESIADSCGASTACGSCRNLVCELAGASGQQAAVPWARTMLATSAIASLVVLIWLVSNPIPAATSVQDATFKFESALQSDLGRQVSGFSLLGGTLIGLLFSLRKRFPKFKWGSYGFWRATHGVLGTGVLLGMIAHTGMRLGSNLNFLLGTFFLAAILVGAFAGIVSSLESRLTGTLSILSRAWRPRLTKLHLWITWPLPILIGLHILSFYWFSD from the coding sequence GTGATCGTCGGTGGAGGTATGGCTGGTTTTGGCCTGTGCGACCGCTTGGTCCGCGCCGGAACCCATCGAAGCTACGACATTACCCTGATCGGCGATGAACCCACGCCGGCCTATGATCGAGTCAACTTGAGTCGGTATTTCCAGGGCTCCTCAGCGGACGACCTGCTTCTCGCCCCAAGATCTTGGTACGAATCCAACAACATCACGCTTCGAACCGGGGCACGCATCGTCCGGATTGATCGACGCGCGAAACGGGTTTTCGAGACCTCGGGTGAGTTCCATCAGTATGACAAGCTGGTGATCGCGACGGGCTCTCATGCTTTTGTCCCACCAATCCAGGGACATGACAGCGAAGGCGTCTTTGTCTATCGAACCATTGATGACCTTAAAGCGATCAAGGCATACTGCGATGCCAATGGTGCGACTCGAGGTGCGGTGATTGGTGGAGGCCTTCTTGGACTCGAAGCCGCCAAGATCATGATGGACCTGGGCATCGACGTCAGCGTGATCGAAATGGCGCCGGGGCTGATGCCAAGGCAACTTGATGCCAACGCGGCGAAGCTGCTCGAACGCAAAATACGCGCCCTTGGCGTCGACATTCATCTCGTTCGCCGTACCGAGTCCATCCACCGCGAAAACAATCGTCTACGGCTGCATTTTGCCAACGCCGATGACATGTCCGTCGATGTGCTGATCGTTGCCGCAGGAGTCCGCCCCAATGATCGACTTGCCGAGGACGCGGGACTGCAGATCGGACCTCGACGTGGAATCGAAATTGATGAAACGTTGCAAACAAGCGACCCTAGCATCTTTGCGATTGGTGAATGTGCATCCTTCAAAGAGCATGTCTTCGGACTCGTCGCACCCTGCTATCGCATGTCCGATGTACTGGCCAGCCGACTCGCCGGAAATGAAACACAGTTCAACGGAGCTGACGAATCAGCCGAATTGAAACTGATGGGGATCCAAGTCGCCACGCTTGGAAAAACCATCGGCGAATCACCCGGCGGTTCCATCATTTCGCACGAAGACGGCGAAGGTCGTCGCGAACTATTAATCGAACGCGGCAGAATCGTTGGCGCCTCATGCGTCGGCCCATGGACCGAACTGCCTCAAATCCGCCAAGCGATCAACAAACAATCAAGGTTGTGGCCCTGGCAACGATCGCGTTTCGAGAAAACAGGAACACCGTGGGATTCCGGTGGTGCATTGCCGGTTATCAACTGGCCGGCCGATTCGATCGTCTGCTCTTGCTTGTCGGTAACGAAGCAAACGATTAGCGAATTGGTTTCCAGCGGTAAAACCTCACCCGAGTCGATTGCCGATTCCTGTGGGGCCTCAACAGCCTGCGGAAGCTGCCGAAACTTGGTCTGCGAACTGGCGGGCGCGTCGGGGCAACAAGCTGCCGTGCCTTGGGCCCGGACCATGCTGGCAACCAGTGCGATCGCCAGCTTGGTGGTTCTGATTTGGTTGGTCAGCAATCCGATCCCTGCGGCGACTTCTGTTCAAGACGCGACATTCAAATTTGAATCAGCACTGCAAAGTGACTTGGGACGGCAGGTCAGCGGCTTCAGCCTACTGGGCGGAACGTTGATCGGATTGCTCTTTTCGCTGCGGAAACGATTTCCCAAATTTAAATGGGGCAGCTACGGATTTTGGAGAGCCACCCACGGCGTCCTGGGAACAGGCGTTCTGCTTGGCATGATCGCCCACACTGGCATGCGACTGGGATCCAACCTGAACTTTCTGTTGGGAACATTCTTCCTGGCGGCGATCCTGGTCGGTGCTTTCGCCGGAATCGTCAGCAGCTTGGAATCGAGATTGACGGGCACACTTTCGATCCTCTCGCGTGCATGGAGACCTCGGCTGACGAAGCTTCACCTTTGGATCACGTGGCCGCTGCCGATTTTGATCGGTCTGCATATTCTCAGTTTCTATTGGTTTAGCGATTGA
- a CDS encoding DUF4153 domain-containing protein: MNEPNQSQPNSLPDDPIHTGSADTGSADESLLATDRKRMTMLVALAILAWTALADWLIYRSYGYSGPAAFFTAAPFLILLSHWRNSDAKGDANSVTLGNRKLILAILLLLILLGSLRLAFVGTGWVMISLLLLTMAYSLAASGCVPWAAETFMVFFWAPIDGLVWLFYHRLPKVGKAKEAATSPGATLAWLLPALATVTFATIFVLANPDLMGKVTSIWTAASDWAFGWFNRMDAWEPPFCVIALLVGAGLFFPYFAKWRIGGIDSAPVVKPSANSVLYVAFRNMLTCLIVLFVSYLVFEFQTLYKRDFPDGFYYAGYAHEGAAWLTVALALSTGMLSFVFRGEILNDPRINRLMKLAWIWSGLNFLLAASVYNRLMIYVGYNGLTQMRIVGFFGTSIVVAGFVLVLLKIAKRKGFWWLLRSQSTAFVLGLILLAIFPSDWVAHRYNSARVLDGYLHPSVMVAVKSKDEFGYLAILPLVDAEDQIIRDGVRAMLAERQIEIERKTASKQWHWTMFQWGTDLLYPRLIANESKLRTYLDDGDKRLKAINTFIYYSKRWY; encoded by the coding sequence ATGAATGAACCCAATCAATCGCAGCCAAATTCGTTGCCGGATGATCCGATCCATACGGGCAGTGCAGACACCGGCAGTGCTGATGAGTCCCTGCTAGCTACAGACCGAAAACGAATGACGATGTTGGTCGCACTTGCGATCCTCGCCTGGACGGCGCTGGCGGATTGGTTGATTTACAGGTCGTATGGCTACTCCGGACCAGCGGCCTTTTTTACGGCCGCCCCATTTTTGATTCTGTTGTCACACTGGAGGAATTCAGATGCGAAGGGCGATGCCAACAGTGTGACGCTTGGAAACCGCAAGTTGATCCTCGCGATTCTGTTGCTGCTCATCTTGCTCGGAAGCCTTCGCCTTGCTTTTGTCGGCACTGGCTGGGTGATGATCAGCTTGCTGTTGCTAACGATGGCGTATTCGTTGGCGGCGTCCGGCTGTGTTCCCTGGGCTGCCGAAACATTCATGGTTTTCTTTTGGGCCCCAATTGATGGTTTGGTTTGGTTGTTCTACCACCGCCTTCCCAAGGTAGGCAAAGCAAAGGAAGCCGCGACGTCACCGGGAGCGACCCTGGCATGGTTGTTACCAGCACTGGCAACGGTGACGTTTGCGACGATCTTCGTGTTGGCAAACCCGGACCTGATGGGCAAGGTCACATCGATTTGGACAGCTGCCAGCGACTGGGCGTTTGGATGGTTTAATCGCATGGATGCTTGGGAACCTCCGTTCTGTGTGATCGCCTTGCTTGTCGGGGCAGGACTGTTCTTTCCCTACTTCGCAAAATGGCGAATTGGTGGGATCGATTCGGCACCGGTCGTCAAGCCATCAGCCAATTCGGTGCTGTATGTTGCGTTCCGGAACATGCTGACCTGCCTGATCGTGCTATTTGTTAGCTATTTGGTTTTTGAGTTTCAAACACTTTACAAACGGGACTTTCCAGACGGGTTTTACTATGCCGGTTATGCGCATGAGGGAGCCGCTTGGTTGACAGTGGCTTTGGCACTTTCGACAGGAATGTTGTCGTTCGTCTTTCGAGGCGAGATTCTTAATGATCCGAGAATCAACCGACTGATGAAACTGGCGTGGATTTGGTCAGGGCTGAATTTCTTGCTCGCCGCCAGTGTTTACAACCGACTGATGATCTACGTCGGCTACAACGGTTTGACGCAGATGAGAATCGTCGGATTTTTTGGCACCTCAATCGTGGTGGCCGGATTCGTTTTGGTCTTGTTGAAGATTGCCAAACGAAAGGGTTTTTGGTGGCTTCTTCGATCCCAGTCCACTGCTTTTGTTTTGGGACTGATCCTGTTGGCGATATTTCCGTCGGATTGGGTCGCTCATCGCTATAACAGTGCGCGAGTCCTTGATGGATATTTGCATCCTTCAGTGATGGTGGCGGTGAAGAGCAAAGATGAGTTCGGCTATCTGGCGATTCTTCCGCTTGTTGATGCGGAGGACCAAATCATTCGAGACGGTGTTCGCGCGATGTTGGCGGAACGACAGATTGAAATCGAGCGCAAAACCGCCTCGAAGCAATGGCATTGGACCATGTTCCAGTGGGGAACGGACTTGCTGTATCCGAGATTAATAGCCAACGAATCGAAGCTGCGAACCTATCTGGATGACGGCGACAAACGTCTGAAGGCGATCAATACGTTCATTTATTATTCAAAGCGGTGGTACTAG
- a CDS encoding POT family MFS transporter — MPSSGKGVVVGFCVSDDVDHSAPFHERAESIVTDNQSNDPYTPPADHSEETTGGGSSGSWQTSPYPIETMPPGIPFIVGNEAAERFSFYGMKAILMVFMTQYLLGSDGELSTMNDNDAKFWMHLFVMAAYFTPVFGAFLADWLLGKYRTILYLSVLYCLGHLALALNETRLGLAVGLGLIAFGTGAIKPCVSAHVGDQFGKRNSHLLGQVFGWFYIAINLGSFLSTLLTPLLLDRYGSQVAFGVPGILMGVATLMFWMGRNRFVHIPARGPEVFREAFTGEGLASLLRLAPLYLLVAVFWSLFDQTASAWVLQAENMDRTVFGVELLSSQIQAANPFLILILVPLFTYVVYPAIDKVFPLTPLRKIGIGMFVTVTSFTVSALIEQAIVAGGTPSISWQMLAYLLLTGAEVMVSITCLEFSYTQSPNNMKSIVMSFYLLSVAFGNAITAFVNAFISNPDGTSKLEGASYYWFFTGLMLVASFVFVVVAMMYKGKEYIQDFDSEAEAEAEGPGYSG; from the coding sequence GTGCCCTCCAGTGGTAAAGGCGTTGTCGTGGGCTTCTGTGTCAGCGATGATGTGGACCATTCCGCACCGTTCCACGAGAGAGCAGAATCCATCGTGACCGACAACCAGTCTAACGATCCTTATACCCCTCCCGCCGATCACAGCGAAGAAACGACAGGAGGCGGCTCATCTGGTAGTTGGCAAACGTCGCCGTATCCGATCGAAACGATGCCTCCGGGGATTCCATTTATCGTCGGAAACGAAGCTGCCGAGCGGTTCAGCTTCTATGGGATGAAGGCGATTCTGATGGTCTTCATGACCCAGTATCTGCTCGGTAGCGATGGTGAGTTGTCGACGATGAACGACAATGACGCCAAATTCTGGATGCACCTTTTTGTGATGGCCGCGTACTTCACGCCTGTCTTCGGTGCATTCTTGGCCGACTGGTTATTGGGTAAATACCGAACGATTCTTTATCTATCGGTGCTGTACTGCCTGGGGCACTTGGCACTGGCGCTGAACGAAACACGACTCGGGTTGGCCGTCGGTCTAGGGCTGATCGCATTCGGGACAGGAGCGATTAAGCCTTGCGTGTCGGCTCACGTGGGAGACCAATTCGGGAAACGGAATTCGCACCTGCTGGGCCAAGTGTTCGGCTGGTTCTATATCGCGATCAACTTGGGGTCGTTCTTATCGACTTTGCTAACGCCGCTGTTGTTAGACCGTTATGGGTCTCAAGTCGCTTTCGGCGTTCCCGGTATCTTGATGGGCGTGGCAACGCTCATGTTTTGGATGGGGCGGAATCGATTTGTGCATATTCCTGCACGAGGCCCCGAGGTCTTTCGTGAAGCATTCACCGGTGAGGGCTTGGCTTCGCTATTACGATTGGCGCCACTGTATCTGTTGGTCGCGGTCTTCTGGAGCTTGTTTGATCAAACTGCGAGTGCTTGGGTCTTGCAGGCCGAGAATATGGACCGAACCGTGTTTGGGGTCGAGCTTCTGAGCAGTCAAATCCAGGCGGCGAACCCATTTCTGATTTTGATACTCGTCCCGCTATTCACCTACGTCGTCTATCCCGCGATTGATAAAGTCTTTCCCTTGACACCGCTTCGAAAGATCGGGATCGGGATGTTCGTGACCGTGACATCCTTTACGGTCAGTGCGTTGATCGAACAAGCGATTGTCGCCGGCGGGACGCCCAGCATTTCTTGGCAGATGCTGGCTTACTTGTTGTTAACCGGTGCCGAGGTGATGGTGTCGATCACCTGTTTAGAGTTCAGCTACACGCAGTCTCCCAACAACATGAAGAGCATCGTGATGAGCTTTTACTTGCTTTCGGTCGCTTTCGGAAATGCGATCACCGCGTTCGTCAACGCTTTCATCAGCAACCCCGATGGCACTAGCAAATTGGAAGGTGCATCGTACTACTGGTTCTTTACCGGACTGATGCTCGTCGCGTCGTTTGTCTTCGTTGTCGTCGCGATGATGTACAAGGGCAAAGAGTACATTCAGGATTTCGATAGCGAAGCCGAGGCCGAAGCGGAAGGACCTGGCTATAGCGGATAA
- a CDS encoding cytochrome c3 family protein, producing the protein MLKAIISKLRSSPNGLKWIACLGINLAIGSYYSAALVAPASSIKSAWLPGKTTHGHYQIELDCDACHSASNSKEGPTSSDVMQDACIRCHGDQLKDVDTHPAKKFNDPTNAELLATLDAQNCLSCHAEHVPHQTLAMGLTMPADYCWHCHQDVGDSRPSHQGMAFDSCATAGCHNYHDNSALYEKFLDDHFGQPDQLDVAVTPSRNTLASLSGDQLPRKGWSKPAIGLDDADFPETTESNPQLLRDWAETAHAAAGVNCSGCHVTQSEAAQNDDSASWSDSVAMETCGQCHDKQVDTFLDGKHGMRLAAGLTPMTPDQARLPMNHDAAHRELDCNACHNDHRFDTQFAATDACLQCHNDDHSLAHVQSPHGQLWRDEVLHKGEQGTGVSCATCHMPRLEGDDGIWVNHDQNANLRPNEKMAREVCLNCHGLEYSLSALADEELIRNGFAGEPSERNKSVEMAHQWFLERAKKRRPRP; encoded by the coding sequence ATGTTGAAGGCGATCATTAGTAAGCTCCGCAGTTCACCGAACGGTTTGAAGTGGATTGCGTGCCTGGGAATCAACCTTGCGATCGGCAGCTATTATTCGGCGGCCTTGGTCGCCCCTGCGTCATCGATCAAGTCAGCCTGGCTGCCCGGAAAGACAACCCATGGGCACTACCAAATCGAACTCGATTGTGACGCCTGTCATAGTGCGTCAAATTCGAAAGAAGGCCCGACGTCATCGGACGTCATGCAAGACGCCTGCATCCGATGCCATGGCGATCAGCTCAAAGACGTCGACACGCACCCGGCAAAGAAATTCAACGACCCCACCAACGCGGAACTTTTGGCAACCCTGGATGCGCAGAACTGCTTGAGCTGCCATGCCGAACACGTTCCGCACCAGACGTTGGCGATGGGACTGACAATGCCCGCGGACTACTGCTGGCATTGCCATCAAGATGTCGGTGACAGTCGCCCCAGTCACCAAGGCATGGCTTTTGACAGTTGCGCAACCGCCGGATGTCATAACTACCACGACAACAGCGCACTGTATGAAAAGTTTCTCGATGATCATTTCGGGCAACCTGATCAACTCGATGTTGCCGTCACACCATCAAGAAACACACTCGCGAGCCTTTCAGGCGACCAACTGCCACGAAAGGGTTGGTCCAAACCGGCGATCGGCTTGGACGATGCGGACTTTCCAGAAACGACCGAATCGAATCCTCAGCTTCTTCGTGATTGGGCCGAAACGGCACACGCCGCTGCCGGCGTGAACTGCAGCGGATGCCATGTTACCCAGAGTGAGGCTGCCCAAAATGACGATTCAGCTTCGTGGTCTGACAGTGTCGCGATGGAAACATGCGGCCAATGCCATGACAAACAGGTCGACACGTTTCTTGACGGAAAACACGGAATGCGGTTGGCGGCAGGCCTGACACCGATGACGCCTGACCAGGCGCGGTTGCCGATGAATCATGACGCCGCGCATCGTGAACTCGATTGCAACGCCTGCCACAACGACCACCGATTCGATACGCAGTTTGCCGCCACCGATGCCTGTTTGCAGTGTCACAACGACGATCACTCGCTCGCACACGTTCAATCACCGCACGGACAACTCTGGCGTGACGAAGTGCTTCACAAAGGCGAACAAGGGACAGGCGTTTCGTGCGCCACCTGCCACATGCCGCGTCTGGAAGGTGATGACGGCATCTGGGTCAATCACGACCAAAACGCCAACCTTCGTCCCAATGAAAAGATGGCTCGCGAAGTCTGCCTCAACTGCCACGGCTTGGAATACTCACTGAGCGCATTGGCAGATGAAGAACTCATCCGCAATGGCTTTGCCGGGGAACCGAGCGAGCGAAATAAAAGCGTCGAGATGGCGCACCAGTGGTTCCTCGAGCGTGCCAAAAAACGCCGGCCCCGACCTTAG
- a CDS encoding lamin tail domain-containing protein → MLEERICLSAVRIVSWNTANAPNNSTEDTYFSTVFEAIGNENVVGNAIAPSIIALQETDNAQLGGNSIARIDSLLETLYPQTVYDHAVTGLDTGGDATGFVYDTAIFELVSTAVVAETGGMRDFAHDIMRGQFRPVGTSGQSDFYIYTTHLKAGSSGDNISRRTAEANAIRLDIDSLGANQDVLVMGDFNISGSSEGAYQNFLRSGTGQLFDPIDSPGEWKNNVSFRAIHTQNPAINGAGGMDDRFDFQLASGAVFDNEGLQFIEGSYRAFGNNGTHTFNSDITTGSGATPNVLAALAAASDHLPVVVDYEIDVNLPGINLDTGGSPIQIVEGSSAANYNVHLDTVPSSSVTVTITSDAKTLVNGSSQAVLTFTTENALVPQTVSIQAIDDTVANGNQISVINHAIDSEDADYDSLDDVPLNVTVIDNDLPSIAITEIMYNPASSEPLGEWVEIANLGPGVIDISGWTLDDEDDTNWATIPTVSPLAEGSVAILHNSEVDSNTFRDRWAIDSEVTVIGIDWGSLANGPSQSSEILQLIDSFGEVQDEVNYDDENDWPVDDNGSSIYLMNPRLDNNVGSYWGLTDESTPEARHPSGSPFSSADIGTPGFVPGLVIDPPRIVETRLASEIANVDQRSVLRSVTVVFDRIVAADASAFELIRQGSSGLDAAKVGIVVSAADVLDHTEITLRFAGQHADLSGSLVDGAYELHVMASGISSGGITLDGDGDGNSGGDYRFGESSNDRFFRLFGDYDGDKDVDRIDMAVIGDFLRKNEYEAAFDADDDEDVDLADFAQFRVRLSRR, encoded by the coding sequence ATGCTCGAAGAACGAATCTGTTTGTCGGCCGTCCGCATCGTTTCCTGGAATACCGCCAACGCCCCTAATAATTCAACCGAAGACACTTACTTCTCGACGGTCTTCGAGGCGATCGGAAACGAGAACGTCGTGGGCAATGCGATCGCGCCATCGATCATCGCGCTGCAAGAAACCGATAACGCTCAGTTGGGTGGAAATTCAATCGCGCGGATCGACAGCCTGCTGGAGACGCTCTATCCGCAAACCGTCTACGACCACGCGGTCACGGGGCTCGACACCGGTGGCGATGCGACGGGCTTCGTCTACGACACGGCGATCTTCGAGCTGGTGTCGACAGCGGTTGTTGCCGAAACCGGTGGGATGCGTGATTTTGCCCACGACATCATGCGTGGACAGTTTCGTCCCGTTGGCACCAGTGGCCAGAGCGATTTCTATATCTACACCACACATTTGAAAGCCGGATCCAGCGGCGACAACATCAGTCGACGAACGGCCGAAGCGAACGCGATTCGACTGGACATTGATTCGCTCGGCGCCAATCAAGACGTCCTGGTGATGGGCGATTTTAATATTTCCGGCAGCAGCGAAGGTGCCTACCAGAACTTCCTAAGGTCTGGCACAGGCCAGCTGTTCGACCCAATCGATTCACCGGGCGAATGGAAAAACAACGTTAGCTTCCGCGCGATTCATACCCAGAACCCTGCAATCAATGGTGCAGGTGGGATGGATGACCGGTTCGACTTCCAACTGGCAAGCGGCGCCGTCTTTGACAACGAAGGGCTTCAGTTTATTGAAGGCTCTTATCGAGCGTTTGGCAACAACGGAACGCATACGTTCAATTCCGATATCACGACGGGAAGCGGCGCCACACCAAACGTTCTGGCAGCGCTGGCGGCTGCAAGCGACCATCTTCCCGTCGTCGTTGATTATGAGATCGATGTCAATCTTCCAGGTATCAATCTCGATACCGGCGGTTCGCCAATTCAAATTGTCGAAGGGTCATCCGCAGCAAACTACAACGTCCATCTCGATACAGTCCCCAGTTCTTCAGTAACGGTGACCATCACCAGCGACGCAAAGACACTGGTCAACGGTTCTAGCCAAGCGGTCCTGACATTCACCACTGAAAACGCATTGGTGCCACAAACGGTCAGCATCCAAGCGATCGATGATACGGTCGCCAACGGGAATCAGATCAGCGTGATCAACCACGCGATTGACAGTGAGGATGCGGACTATGACTCGCTTGATGACGTCCCTCTGAATGTGACGGTCATCGACAATGACTTGCCCTCCATTGCGATCACGGAAATCATGTACAACCCAGCATCCAGTGAACCCCTGGGTGAATGGGTGGAAATCGCCAATCTCGGTCCCGGAGTGATCGATATCAGCGGCTGGACCCTGGACGATGAAGACGACACCAATTGGGCAACCATCCCCACCGTGTCACCTCTTGCCGAAGGAAGCGTCGCGATCCTTCATAACAGCGAAGTGGATTCGAACACGTTCCGTGATCGTTGGGCGATCGATAGCGAAGTCACGGTGATCGGCATTGATTGGGGATCACTCGCCAACGGGCCTTCGCAATCAAGTGAAATACTACAGCTGATCGATAGCTTTGGTGAGGTTCAGGACGAAGTCAACTACGATGACGAAAACGACTGGCCGGTGGATGACAACGGATCCAGTATCTATTTGATGAACCCAAGGCTGGACAATAACGTGGGCAGTTATTGGGGCCTGACCGATGAGTCGACCCCAGAAGCACGCCATCCTTCGGGAAGCCCATTTAGCTCCGCAGACATCGGGACCCCAGGCTTCGTTCCGGGTTTGGTGATCGACCCGCCTCGCATTGTCGAAACACGTCTTGCCAGCGAAATCGCCAACGTTGATCAACGGTCGGTGCTCCGCAGTGTGACCGTTGTGTTTGACCGAATCGTTGCGGCCGACGCGTCCGCCTTTGAATTGATCCGGCAAGGCAGTAGCGGTCTTGATGCGGCGAAAGTCGGCATCGTCGTGTCAGCCGCCGACGTGCTCGATCACACGGAAATCACACTGAGGTTTGCGGGTCAGCACGCGGACTTGAGCGGATCGCTGGTGGATGGGGCATACGAACTGCATGTGATGGCCAGCGGCATCAGCAGCGGCGGAATCACTCTTGATGGTGACGGCGATGGAAACTCCGGTGGCGACTACCGATTTGGCGAAAGCAGCAACGACCGTTTCTTTCGGCTGTTCGGCGACTACGATGGCGACAAAGACGTTGACCGAATCGACATGGCCGTCATCGGCGACTTCCTTCGCAAGAACGAGTACGAAGCAGCGTTCGATGCCGACGACGATGAAGACGTCGACTTGGCAGACTTTGCTCAATTCCGAGTGCGGTTGAGCCGACGATAG
- a CDS encoding sugar phosphate isomerase/epimerase family protein, giving the protein MSKKPENYCLPLGQNRKVSRRDAIVAGIAGTAAASVTANSLAHAQDSTSEASDNHNNRPNADDRKAATKRYAAKKSINLWAFPYPERMSLQECMQLAKDAGFDGIELNYDLENDLSPKASKADLLAIRRMADKIGIEISGLCSFLFWPYPLSSLDQAKRDRGIELAGLIADAAATMSVENVLVVPGAVHIPWRDDHDPVPNDVCEKLAREAIGKLVPSAEKSGVSLNMENIFFNGFLMTPMEMNDFVDSFGSEHIQIHFDTGNISMFQHAEHWVPILGNRTKNIHFKEFTKKGTDYSLETFRPLLDGTTNWPALMDELEKVQYEGFVTFEYFHPYPHYPEALIYQTSDSLNRILGRPV; this is encoded by the coding sequence GTGTCTAAGAAACCAGAAAATTACTGTTTGCCATTGGGACAGAATCGCAAGGTCAGTCGTCGCGATGCCATTGTGGCTGGAATCGCCGGAACGGCAGCTGCCAGCGTCACGGCAAACAGCCTCGCCCATGCACAAGATTCCACCAGTGAGGCGTCCGACAATCACAACAACAGACCCAATGCTGATGATCGCAAGGCGGCAACGAAACGTTATGCGGCCAAAAAGTCCATCAACCTATGGGCGTTTCCTTATCCCGAGCGGATGTCGTTGCAGGAGTGTATGCAGCTGGCAAAGGATGCTGGCTTTGATGGAATCGAGTTGAACTACGACTTGGAGAATGATCTATCTCCCAAGGCCTCAAAAGCCGACTTGCTAGCGATCCGACGAATGGCTGACAAAATCGGGATCGAAATCAGTGGGCTATGCTCGTTCCTGTTTTGGCCTTACCCACTATCCAGCCTCGACCAAGCGAAACGAGATCGGGGAATCGAACTGGCAGGATTGATTGCCGATGCGGCCGCAACGATGTCAGTCGAGAATGTGCTGGTCGTTCCAGGTGCGGTCCACATCCCGTGGCGCGACGATCACGATCCCGTTCCCAACGATGTCTGTGAAAAGCTAGCGCGAGAAGCGATCGGCAAGTTAGTTCCCAGTGCCGAGAAGAGCGGCGTCTCGTTGAATATGGAAAACATCTTTTTCAACGGCTTCCTGATGACCCCGATGGAGATGAATGATTTTGTCGACAGCTTCGGAAGCGAACACATTCAAATTCACTTTGATACCGGTAACATCTCGATGTTCCAGCATGCCGAACATTGGGTACCGATCCTGGGAAACCGAACAAAGAATATTCACTTCAAAGAATTCACCAAGAAGGGCACCGACTATTCATTGGAAACTTTTCGTCCATTGCTGGACGGAACGACCAATTGGCCCGCGCTGATGGATGAACTGGAAAAGGTTCAATATGAAGGCTTCGTGACGTTTGAGTACTTCCATCCCTATCCGCACTATCCCGAAGCGTTGATCTACCAAACATCGGATTCACTGAACCGTATCCTCGGCCGACCGGTCTAG
- a CDS encoding DUF3365 domain-containing protein translates to MTISGCSSSEASSAAAGGITPKQFADGVHAVMMADRTVYATHVVTNLKKQEAPVTADEYWQDTENAIPLPAQMFRMGAELVDENPEAGFTYALRSKWPLNEQHQAKTDFEKQALDFISDNPGENFYGEEDLGGKKYFVAVYPDRAVAEACWSCHNDHPNRGEDYPDFAKDDVMGGVLVRVPM, encoded by the coding sequence ATGACTATCTCTGGTTGCTCCAGCAGTGAAGCCAGCTCTGCTGCCGCCGGCGGAATCACCCCCAAGCAATTCGCCGACGGCGTGCACGCGGTCATGATGGCCGACAGAACCGTCTACGCGACCCATGTCGTCACCAACCTGAAAAAACAAGAAGCCCCGGTAACGGCCGATGAATATTGGCAAGACACCGAAAACGCGATTCCATTGCCAGCCCAGATGTTTCGCATGGGAGCCGAACTTGTTGACGAAAACCCCGAAGCGGGATTCACCTACGCACTGCGAAGCAAGTGGCCTTTGAACGAACAACACCAAGCAAAAACAGACTTCGAAAAGCAAGCACTCGACTTCATCAGCGATAACCCCGGAGAAAACTTCTACGGAGAAGAAGACCTGGGTGGAAAGAAATATTTTGTCGCTGTCTATCCCGACCGGGCTGTCGCAGAAGCCTGCTGGAGTTGCCATAATGACCACCCCAATCGTGGCGAAGACTACCCTGATTTTGCCAAGGACGATGTCATGGGTGGAGTGCTGGTTCGCGTCCCAATGTAG